In Haladaptatus cibarius D43, the sequence GTCATCTCGTACTCCTGATTCGACTGTTCGTCCTCGGGATTCGACTGTTCGTCGGGATTCGACTGTTCGTCGGGATTCGACTCGAAATCCGACTGTGGTTCGGAAACGGGGTGTGATTCAAAATCGAGGTACGATTCGGACTCCGGTTGTGGTTCGAAATTGAGGTGTGATTCGGACTCCGAAGATGTGTCCAAATCGGGCTTCGAGTCGATTTCGGACACCGCGGACTGGTCGTCTTCTCCGGCCAGCATCGCTTGGGAGGCCCGCGCCAGCGCGATGAGGATGACGAGGACGAACAGTGTGACAGCAGTGAAGGCGTTCCAGTTCGGCGCGGGCATTCGATTCCGTGTAGGGCTTTCGGTGGGGAAAAGCTATCTACTCACGACGTTAGCGGGGAACTGTCGTGGAATTGTTTTTCGATGGTCGAAGTGGCATTTGAACGATTATCATGACTTCAAATCACGACAATAAGCCACGCCCTCTCTCGTCAATCGCTCGTGGCAGGGCCACTCGCTCTTTCTTTCGTTCGCCCGTTGCCGTCAGGCCGCCAGAGGGCCGAGCGCGCCGCGCTCGACCCTCAAACGATTGGTTGAACTGCCACTGTGTGTCGGAAGCTATATCTTCGAAAAGCGACGGCTGACCAAATTTGGATTGAACGGGCGGGCCAGCGGCCCGCCCGTTCTGCTGTCCTTGTGTCTTGAAAACGCAGGGCGTTTTCAACGGCAGGAAAAAGCATGTCTCTTCCCGCGGCAACGGGCAAGCAAACGCGGGAACGAGTGGCGGAGCTACGAGTGACCGCGTGAACGAGGGCGTGGCGTAGAGTCGTGAGTTGTAGTATCCCATTTGAATCAACTATCGCACAGCAAACGTGAGATACAAATCTGTCATCCCTGACGCGAAACCTTCAGAGACAAACCATTCGTCGTCGCAACTCACGACTGCAAAAACATAGAAAAACGAATTCTGCGGATTCGGCTATTGCGGGCTGGGGCGGCCCGTATTGCCGCCGATTTCGCGCTCCAGCGCGCTGCCGGTGATGTTCTTCAGGCGGTCGATGAGACCGTCCTTTTCCGGTTCGCCCGAGAGGGCGACTTCGAGCACTTCGCTAATGTGCGAGACGGGGATGATTTCGACCATCTCCTCGTACTCTTCTTCTATCATCACGTCCTGTTCGTTCGCCTTCGGGATGATGACCGTCTTGATGCCTGCCTTCGCGGCGGCCTCGATTTTGTGGGTCACACCACCGACGGGGAGCACGTCGCCACGCACCGACAGCGAACCGGTCATAGCAACGTCCTGCTCGACCGGTGCGTCTTCCAGCGCGCTGATGACGGCCGTGGCGACCGTGATGGACGCCGAGTCGCCGTCAACACCCTGCTGGCCTGCTTGGACGAACTGGATGTGAACGTCCTTCTCGCTGATGTCCTCGTCGCTGAACTTCTTGATGATGGCGGAGACGTTCTTCACGGACTCCTCTGCCATCTCTTTCAGTTGACCGGTGGCGATGACTTGGCCGGGCCCCTGCGACGGCGTCACTTCGGCCATCACGGGGAGCATGATACCGCTGTCCTCGCCCATGACAGCAAGGCCGTTGACACGGCCGACCACATCGCCGTCGGAGACGGTGAGTTCGTAGTCCTTGCGGCGCTCAATGAAGTCGTCGGCAATCTGTTGCTCGATGGAGCGCGAGCGGCGCTTCGCCTGCAACACGTGGTCGCGCGTGGTGTAATCCGCATCCTCCGCACGAGCGATGTCACCTGCGACACGAACCAACCCACCGAGGTCGCGCAGTTTGAGCGTGAGGTGGTCTTTGCGTCCGGCGCGGCGCTGGGCTTCGAGGATGACTTCCTCGACTGCCTGCTCGTCGAAGTGCGGGAGGCGACCGTCCTTCTCGACTTCCTGCGCGATGAACCGCGCGTACTTGCGGCGCATCTCGGGCGTGTCGTCGATGGTGTCGTCCATGTACACCTCGTATCCGTACCCCTTGATACGAGAACGGAGCGCGGGGTGCATGTTTTCCATCGCGTCGAGGTTGCCTGCCGCGACCATGACGAAGTCGGTCGGGACGGGTTCGGTCTGCACCATCGCGCCCGAACTGCGTTCGGACTGGCCGGTGATGGAGAACTCGCCTTCCTGAATCGCCGTCATGAGCTTCTGCTGACTGCGAATGTCGAGCGTGTTGATTTCGTCCACGAACAGCACGCCCTTGTTGGCCTTGTGGATTGCACCCGGCTCAACACGGTCGTGGCTCGGCGTTTCCATTCCACCTGACTGGAACGGGTCGTGACGAACGTCGCCGAGCAGGGCACCTGCGTGTGCGCCCGTCGCGTCCTCGAACGGCGCGCTGGTCACGTCGCTGTTGTTCACCAGCAGGTTCGGAATCATCGCGTCGGTTCCGCGCGAACCGTAGCGGAACGCGAGGTAAATGACACCTGCCGCGAGGATACCCAGTAGTGGTCGTCCGGCGATGAGGAGCGCATAGCCGACCACGATGGCGATGATGACCCACATCAAAAACGAGCGCATCTGGTTGCGCTTTCTGGCCTCTTCTTTGTGGGCGTCGATTATCTGGTCGCCTTTTCCGGCGGGAACTGTTCTGACCTTCGGTTCGTTCCCATCGTCCGGGTTGTGGTAGACGAGAACGTCCTGCAAATCCTCTTTAGGGAGGAGTTGGCTCATCGCCTTCGCCAACATCGACTTCCCGGTACCCGGCGTCC encodes:
- the lonB gene encoding ATP-dependent protease LonB, with the translated sequence MSNDTEAPPPEQETEQEIDSLGSDVDAEVADDVSEDNLLGGLEIESTEEVEIPDRLVDQVIGQDHARDVVMKAAKQRRHVMMIGTPGTGKSMLAKAMSQLLPKEDLQDVLVYHNPDDGNEPKVRTVPAGKGDQIIDAHKEEARKRNQMRSFLMWVIIAIVVGYALLIAGRPLLGILAAGVIYLAFRYGSRGTDAMIPNLLVNNSDVTSAPFEDATGAHAGALLGDVRHDPFQSGGMETPSHDRVEPGAIHKANKGVLFVDEINTLDIRSQQKLMTAIQEGEFSITGQSERSSGAMVQTEPVPTDFVMVAAGNLDAMENMHPALRSRIKGYGYEVYMDDTIDDTPEMRRKYARFIAQEVEKDGRLPHFDEQAVEEVILEAQRRAGRKDHLTLKLRDLGGLVRVAGDIARAEDADYTTRDHVLQAKRRSRSIEQQIADDFIERRKDYELTVSDGDVVGRVNGLAVMGEDSGIMLPVMAEVTPSQGPGQVIATGQLKEMAEESVKNVSAIIKKFSDEDISEKDVHIQFVQAGQQGVDGDSASITVATAVISALEDAPVEQDVAMTGSLSVRGDVLPVGGVTHKIEAAAKAGIKTVIIPKANEQDVMIEEEYEEMVEIIPVSHISEVLEVALSGEPEKDGLIDRLKNITGSALEREIGGNTGRPSPQ